In Suttonella indologenes, one genomic interval encodes:
- the lpxB gene encoding lipid-A-disaccharide synthase, protein MDKRAPHIAIVAGEVSGDRLGAPLMAALQKRYPQARFSGVGGRHMQAQGLLSLVPMDTLAVMGLAEVLRHLPAIFRLKKTILQYWQDNPPDLYIGIDAPDFNLRIETALRKRGIATVHYVSPSLWAWKEKRIYKIRQAVDLMLCLFPFEIDVYAKHGVEAVCVGHPMADRLSPMDIRLARQQLSLPKQVPLLGLFPGSRRGEIERLLPVFLRAMMLMQVREPTLRAVISVADAAHRGRIAEIIRQTCPPRQEIMLSDAESDVLMSACDVLMVASGTITLEAALLNRPMAVAYRVHPLTAKIARRLLKIDRFSLPNLLLQRDVVNEWIQEDCTPEHLADDAGALLHDHARRGAQLLAFAEIRAALATQVSGRAADAVANLLERKA, encoded by the coding sequence ATGGATAAGCGCGCACCGCATATCGCCATTGTTGCCGGCGAAGTATCCGGAGACCGCTTGGGCGCGCCTTTGATGGCGGCTTTGCAAAAACGCTATCCCCAAGCGCGATTCAGCGGCGTGGGTGGGCGGCATATGCAGGCGCAAGGCTTATTATCCCTTGTGCCGATGGATACGCTGGCAGTGATGGGCTTGGCGGAAGTCCTGCGGCATTTGCCGGCAATTTTCCGTCTAAAAAAAACGATTTTGCAGTATTGGCAGGACAATCCGCCCGATTTGTATATCGGCATCGATGCGCCGGATTTTAATCTGCGTATCGAAACGGCATTGCGCAAACGGGGTATTGCCACCGTGCATTATGTCAGCCCTTCTTTATGGGCATGGAAGGAAAAGCGGATTTATAAAATCCGTCAGGCGGTGGATTTGATGCTGTGTCTGTTTCCCTTTGAAATCGATGTCTATGCCAAACACGGTGTGGAAGCGGTATGCGTGGGACATCCGATGGCAGACCGCCTCAGCCCGATGGATATCCGCTTGGCACGTCAGCAATTATCTTTGCCCAAGCAGGTGCCTTTGCTGGGGCTGTTCCCCGGCTCGCGGCGCGGTGAAATCGAGCGGCTGTTGCCGGTGTTTCTGCGTGCCATGATGCTGATGCAGGTACGGGAGCCGACTTTGCGTGCCGTGATTTCTGTTGCCGATGCCGCGCATCGCGGCAGAATCGCCGAAATCATCCGCCAAACTTGTCCGCCGCGCCAAGAAATTATGCTCAGCGATGCCGAAAGCGATGTCTTGATGTCGGCCTGCGATGTGCTGATGGTCGCCAGCGGCACGATTACTTTGGAAGCCGCTTTGCTGAATCGCCCGATGGCGGTGGCATACCGCGTGCATCCGCTGACGGCGAAAATCGCCAGACGCTTATTGAAAATCGACCGCTTCAGTCTGCCTAATTTGCTGTTACAACGCGATGTGGTCAATGAATGGATTCAAGAAGACTGCACGCCCGAGCATTTGGCGGACGATGCCGGTGCGCTCTTACACGACCATGCGCGGCGCGGCGCGCAATTGCTGGCTTTTGCGGAAATTCGCGCCGCCTTAGCCACGCAGGTCTCCGGACGTGCCGCCGATGCGGTGGCGAATTTACTTGAGCGCAAGGCATGA
- the lpxA gene encoding acyl-ACP--UDP-N-acetylglucosamine O-acyltransferase, with product MIHPTAIIDPSAELDSSVSVGAYSVIGAKVQIDAATTIAPHVLIEGPTRIGKNNRIWQFASLGAEPQDKKYGGEDTWLEIGDGNTIREFVTFNRGTVQDGGATKVGDDNWIMAYCHLAHDCVVGNHTVFANNASLAGHVHIEDYVILGGYALVYQFVHIGAYSMVAFSSGVKQNVPPFSTVAGMPAKASGINNEGLRRHGFPAQETEAIKKAFHHLYQENLLLSEAREKINALAADSQAARRIADFIQATGKRGLIR from the coding sequence ATGATTCATCCGACGGCGATTATCGATCCCAGCGCGGAATTAGACAGCAGCGTCAGCGTGGGTGCTTACAGCGTCATCGGCGCAAAAGTACAGATTGATGCCGCTACGACGATTGCACCGCATGTGCTCATCGAAGGTCCGACGCGCATCGGCAAAAACAACCGCATTTGGCAGTTCGCTTCCCTAGGTGCCGAGCCGCAGGATAAAAAATACGGCGGCGAAGATACATGGTTGGAAATCGGCGACGGCAATACGATTCGCGAATTCGTAACCTTTAACCGCGGCACGGTGCAAGACGGCGGTGCGACCAAAGTCGGCGATGACAACTGGATTATGGCGTATTGTCATTTGGCACATGATTGCGTGGTCGGCAACCATACCGTATTTGCCAACAATGCCTCTTTAGCAGGGCATGTGCATATCGAGGATTATGTGATTTTGGGCGGCTATGCTTTGGTTTATCAATTCGTGCATATCGGCGCTTACAGCATGGTGGCGTTTTCCAGCGGTGTGAAGCAAAACGTGCCGCCGTTTTCCACGGTGGCGGGTATGCCGGCTAAGGCAAGCGGCATCAATAACGAAGGTTTGCGCCGCCACGGCTTCCCTGCGCAGGAAACGGAGGCGATTAAAAAAGCCTTCCATCATCTCTATCAAGAAAATCTGCTTTTAAGCGAGGCGCGAGAAAAAATCAATGCTCTTGCCGCCGATTCACAGGCGGCGCGGCGGATTGCCGATTTTATCCAAGCCACCGGCAAACGCGGTTTGATTCGCTAA
- the fabZ gene encoding 3-hydroxyacyl-ACP dehydratase FabZ — translation MMDIEEIRRYLPHRYPFLLIDRITEVVPQSHICAIKNVSANEPFFQGHFPGKAVMPGVLVIEAMAQAAGILGVKSAKAEMGLPDEPEEDGIYFFVGIDKARFRKPVVPGDQLLLEIKLLKSRRGIWSFEAQASVAGQVVCSAEIMCTSAGKGKA, via the coding sequence CTGATGGATATTGAAGAAATCCGCCGCTATTTGCCGCATCGCTATCCTTTTTTATTGATTGACCGCATCACCGAAGTGGTGCCGCAAAGCCATATTTGCGCGATTAAAAACGTGAGCGCCAACGAGCCCTTTTTCCAAGGGCATTTTCCCGGTAAGGCGGTCATGCCGGGTGTCTTGGTTATTGAAGCGATGGCGCAGGCGGCAGGTATTTTGGGTGTGAAAAGCGCCAAAGCGGAAATGGGGCTGCCCGACGAACCTGAAGAAGACGGCATTTATTTCTTTGTCGGCATTGATAAGGCGCGTTTTCGCAAACCGGTAGTGCCGGGCGATCAATTATTGCTCGAGATTAAACTGCTGAAATCGCGCCGTGGCATTTGGTCTTTTGAAGCACAGGCGAGCGTAGCGGGGCAGGTGGTATGCAGTGCGGAAATTATGTGTACTTCCGCAGGTAAGGGTAAAGCCTAA
- the lpxD gene encoding UDP-3-O-(3-hydroxymyristoyl)glucosamine N-acyltransferase, whose protein sequence is MQEIRAQEIAAWLGGELIGADVAVNQVGTLLAGQKNAVGFLAEEKYRSQLSTTQLGLVLLAQPEADLAASQIVVADVRRAWRILTERFQAEIDAARAQGIHPQAIVAANVQMGSNVSVGAGAVIESGAILAKGVRIEALAYVGRGVEIGADTHIGAGVKILSGTRIGERCRILANAVIGERGFGNHFEDGRWLEIPQLGGVLIGNDVEIGAATMIDRGAVGDTIIGNGVKLDNLIQVAHNVEIGDHSAFAGCCVIAGSVKFGKYCVVGGASVFAGHITICDGAQFTGHSSVSKSITEAGMYCSAMTVMPIKQWKRFLAKLRIFGKEK, encoded by the coding sequence ATGCAGGAAATTCGAGCGCAAGAAATTGCCGCCTGGCTAGGCGGCGAATTGATTGGCGCGGATGTTGCCGTCAATCAAGTCGGCACTTTGTTAGCGGGACAGAAAAATGCGGTGGGTTTTCTTGCCGAGGAAAAATACCGCAGCCAGTTAAGCACGACGCAATTGGGTTTGGTATTGCTTGCCCAGCCTGAAGCCGATCTTGCCGCTTCGCAAATTGTGGTTGCCGATGTGCGCCGCGCTTGGCGTATTTTAACCGAGCGTTTTCAGGCGGAAATCGATGCTGCACGAGCGCAAGGTATTCATCCGCAGGCGATAGTGGCGGCGAATGTGCAAATGGGCTCGAATGTGAGTGTCGGTGCCGGCGCCGTCATTGAAAGCGGGGCGATATTGGCAAAAGGCGTGCGCATCGAAGCGTTAGCTTATGTCGGCAGGGGCGTGGAAATCGGCGCCGATACGCATATCGGCGCCGGTGTGAAAATCTTAAGCGGTACGCGTATCGGCGAGCGTTGCCGCATTCTTGCCAATGCGGTTATCGGCGAACGCGGCTTCGGCAATCATTTTGAAGACGGGCGCTGGCTGGAAATCCCGCAATTGGGCGGCGTCTTAATCGGCAATGATGTGGAAATCGGCGCGGCGACTATGATTGACCGCGGCGCGGTCGGCGATACGATTATCGGCAATGGCGTCAAACTGGATAATTTGATTCAAGTCGCGCATAACGTGGAAATCGGCGACCATAGCGCGTTTGCCGGCTGCTGCGTGATTGCCGGCTCGGTGAAATTCGGCAAATATTGCGTGGTCGGCGGGGCGAGCGTCTTTGCAGGACACATCACGATTTGCGACGGTGCGCAATTTACCGGACATTCTTCCGTGAGCAAATCCATCACCGAAGCCGGCATGTATTGCTCGGCAATGACCGTGATGCCGATTAAACAATGGAAACGCTTTTTAGCAAAACTCAGAATTTTTGGGAAAGAAAAATGA
- a CDS encoding OmpH family outer membrane protein — MRLRFALLCVAIGAALPSIGQEAAADFFDLSPAELAASATQIAAQLPSADAASVPEISDAQIRIGFVNFRRIMATIPQLGSIREILQREFRSQLQSLNNLQSELAKLEQQLNQQSAGNLDTEALTQQLIVKRRELARQQAAFQDDYNVRRNEELAKLQSMVLEEIVGLAKAEGFDVILNDNGVLYVSERADLTQQVIERLLKRTRQHGDED; from the coding sequence ATGCGCCTGCGCTTTGCTCTTCTTTGCGTCGCGATAGGCGCCGCTTTGCCAAGCATCGGACAAGAAGCGGCGGCGGATTTTTTCGATCTTAGTCCGGCGGAATTGGCGGCAAGCGCCACACAAATCGCCGCACAATTGCCCAGTGCCGATGCGGCGTCTGTGCCTGAGATAAGCGATGCGCAGATACGGATCGGCTTTGTGAATTTCCGCCGCATTATGGCGACGATTCCGCAATTGGGTAGCATTCGCGAGATTTTGCAAAGAGAATTCCGCAGCCAGTTGCAAAGTTTGAACAATTTGCAGTCCGAACTGGCGAAGCTGGAGCAGCAATTAAATCAGCAAAGCGCCGGCAATCTGGATACGGAAGCCCTGACCCAGCAATTGATTGTCAAGCGGCGCGAATTGGCGCGCCAGCAGGCGGCGTTTCAAGATGATTACAATGTGCGGCGCAATGAGGAATTGGCGAAATTGCAAAGTATGGTTTTGGAAGAAATCGTCGGTTTGGCAAAGGCGGAAGGTTTTGATGTGATTTTAAACGACAACGGCGTGTTATATGTCAGTGAAAGGGCGGATTTGACCCAGCAAGTGATTGAGCGGCTGTTAAAGCGTACGCGCCAACATGGCGATGAAGATTAA
- the bamA gene encoding outer membrane protein assembly factor BamA, which translates to MLMNLFRPQFLALAVAAAAQSSAFAESFVVQDIRVEGLQRVAPGTVFSYLPVQIGQQFDTDNSAQAVTDLYAINLFSRINLARDGNTLVVQVEEFPIISSIELKGNSSLSSSNVKQAFAKAGFAEGQPFNPAMLQEMQNQLYGQYHAQSKFQVNIDAQVNTLPRGRVEVVFTIDEGRTAQYKSIDFVGNRIYSDEQLAKLFDTSTTGWLSFMSKNDQINNERMQADYERLENFYKDRGFMDFAITSVQTALSEDKTRMFLTVNVDEGETYTIKDYRVSGDLIVPESELLSLIQVQKEQFFNHSAIKASTEAIRNRLADEGFGKADVRIVPDVDRLKREVALNFVIQSGPRVTVRRIEFTGNAKSYDSVLRRELRQQEMAPYSASDLERSEQRIRRLPQIEKIEKALRPVPGHPDQVDVVYTVAERSTSYIQGGIGYGQSSGALFSLEYADDNFLGTGNRFNINFGKGSYVQSYGLSVTNPYFTDDGISARFSFNYDEYDYDEEDLSDWTSDNLALMLNFGYPISEYQSVFLGGGYRQVKIHTGANVASEINDFLKDNGKTFNEFVLTGSWLRDTTDDAYMPTTGSQNSLSLELVVPGSDATYYRSDFKHRSFFSGQSEDSLVFSLHGNVSYGNSYGDLKGGLPFYRHYYAGGINSVRGYQYGSVGPRYKNNDYAGGDFRVTGGAELMLPVSFSGRERNLRVGAFADAGGVWNKVSDFDTADMRYSTGLFLQWISPIGPLNLSYAVPLNKKTGDDTEAFQFTIGTTF; encoded by the coding sequence ATGCTTATGAATCTGTTTCGTCCTCAATTTTTAGCTTTAGCGGTGGCGGCAGCTGCGCAAAGTAGTGCTTTTGCAGAGTCTTTTGTGGTGCAAGACATTCGTGTCGAAGGTTTGCAGCGCGTGGCGCCCGGCACGGTATTCAGCTATTTGCCGGTGCAGATAGGGCAGCAGTTCGATACGGATAATAGCGCGCAGGCGGTCACGGATTTATATGCCATCAATCTGTTTTCGCGCATCAATTTGGCGCGCGACGGCAATACCTTGGTCGTGCAGGTGGAAGAGTTTCCCATCATTTCCAGTATCGAATTGAAGGGCAACAGCAGTTTGAGCAGCAGCAATGTCAAGCAGGCTTTTGCCAAAGCGGGCTTTGCCGAGGGGCAGCCTTTTAATCCGGCGATGCTGCAAGAGATGCAAAATCAGCTGTACGGACAATATCATGCGCAGTCGAAATTCCAAGTAAACATTGATGCGCAGGTCAATACCTTGCCGCGCGGTCGGGTCGAGGTAGTATTTACGATTGACGAGGGGCGCACGGCGCAATACAAATCGATTGATTTTGTCGGTAACCGCATTTATTCCGACGAGCAGTTGGCAAAATTATTCGACACCTCCACTACCGGCTGGCTGTCTTTCATGTCGAAAAACGATCAAATCAATAATGAGCGCATGCAGGCGGATTACGAGCGTTTGGAGAATTTCTACAAAGACCGCGGCTTTATGGATTTTGCCATCACTTCCGTGCAGACGGCTTTGTCTGAAGACAAAACGCGGATGTTTTTAACGGTCAATGTCGATGAAGGCGAGACCTACACCATCAAAGACTACCGCGTCAGCGGCGATTTGATTGTGCCGGAGAGCGAATTGCTGTCCTTGATTCAGGTGCAGAAAGAACAATTTTTCAACCACAGCGCGATTAAAGCCAGTACGGAGGCGATTCGCAACCGCTTGGCTGACGAGGGTTTCGGTAAGGCGGATGTGCGGATTGTGCCCGATGTGGATCGCTTGAAGCGCGAAGTCGCTTTGAATTTCGTCATCCAGTCGGGGCCGCGCGTGACGGTACGGCGAATCGAGTTTACCGGCAATGCCAAATCTTATGACAGCGTGCTGCGCCGCGAATTGCGCCAGCAGGAAATGGCGCCGTATTCCGCCTCGGATCTCGAGCGTTCCGAGCAGCGTATTCGCCGCCTGCCGCAGATTGAAAAAATTGAAAAAGCCTTGCGTCCGGTGCCGGGGCATCCCGATCAGGTGGATGTGGTTTATACCGTGGCGGAGCGCAGCACCAGCTATATCCAAGGCGGCATCGGCTACGGTCAGTCCAGCGGCGCTTTGTTCAGCTTGGAATACGCCGATGACAATTTCCTCGGCACGGGCAACCGCTTTAATATCAATTTTGGCAAAGGCTCTTATGTGCAGTCTTACGGTTTGAGTGTTACCAATCCCTATTTCACCGACGATGGCATCAGCGCGCGCTTTAGCTTTAATTACGACGAATATGATTATGACGAGGAAGATTTATCCGATTGGACCTCGGACAATTTGGCTTTGATGCTCAATTTCGGTTATCCGATTTCCGAATACCAAAGTGTTTTCCTTGGCGGCGGCTATCGTCAGGTTAAAATTCATACGGGCGCAAATGTCGCTTCTGAAATTAATGATTTCCTGAAAGATAACGGCAAAACCTTTAATGAATTTGTGCTGACCGGTTCTTGGCTGCGCGACACCACCGACGATGCCTATATGCCGACCACCGGTTCGCAGAATTCCCTTTCTTTGGAATTGGTCGTGCCGGGCAGCGATGCTACTTATTACCGCAGCGATTTTAAACACCGCAGCTTCTTCTCGGGACAAAGCGAAGATTCATTAGTCTTTTCTCTGCACGGCAATGTCAGCTACGGCAACAGCTATGGCGATCTTAAAGGCGGTCTGCCTTTCTATCGTCATTACTATGCCGGCGGCATTAACAGTGTGCGCGGCTATCAATACGGCTCTGTCGGCCCGCGTTATAAAAATAATGATTATGCCGGTGGCGATTTCCGCGTGACAGGCGGCGCGGAATTGATGTTACCGGTCTCTTTCAGCGGTCGCGAGCGTAATCTGCGCGTGGGGGCATTTGCCGATGCCGGCGGCGTTTGGAATAAAGTCAGCGATTTCGATACCGCCGATATGCGCTATTCAACCGGTTTGTTCTTGCAGTGGATATCGCCGATCGGGCCTTTGAATTTGAGCTATGCCGTGCCGCTGAATAAAAAGACCGGCGATGATACCGAAGCCTTCCAGTTTACGATCGGCACCACTTTCTAA
- the aat gene encoding leucyl/phenylalanyl-tRNA--protein transferase has protein sequence MIFRENENAHHTKGKSILLSLAASARPPTDKKREIALSCRQIPSKTAMKTHHTFSFPPVERADRRGLLAIGGKLSPAQVWLAHQSGVFPWYGADSPILWWAPNPRGVIFCQDLHISRSLDKAMRRMPYQIGFDRAFAHTMDYCAKVHGESWIDEQMRSCYIALHEQGLAHSCELWHEDTLLGGLYGVCLDRVFCGESMFSLVPNASKIVLARLCAFFAAQGIEVLDTQFLTPHLQSMGGVEIPRQEYMRYLGGNPERLRGDWANLYILAQ, from the coding sequence ATGATATTCCGAGAAAACGAAAACGCGCATCATACCAAAGGCAAAAGCATTCTGCTATCGCTTGCCGCATCTGCCCGCCCGCCGACTGACAAAAAGCGCGAAATTGCGCTATCCTGCCGCCAAATTCCTAGCAAGACAGCCATGAAGACACATCACACTTTCTCATTTCCGCCGGTCGAACGCGCCGACAGACGCGGCCTGCTCGCCATCGGCGGTAAGTTATCGCCCGCCCAAGTCTGGCTGGCGCATCAAAGCGGCGTGTTTCCTTGGTATGGGGCGGACAGCCCGATACTGTGGTGGGCACCCAATCCGCGCGGCGTCATTTTCTGCCAAGACCTGCACATCAGCCGCTCATTAGACAAAGCCATGCGCCGCATGCCCTATCAAATCGGCTTTGACCGCGCTTTCGCGCACACCATGGATTACTGCGCTAAAGTGCACGGCGAAAGCTGGATTGACGAGCAGATGCGCAGCTGCTACATCGCCCTGCACGAGCAGGGACTGGCGCATAGCTGCGAACTTTGGCATGAAGACACATTGCTCGGCGGATTGTACGGCGTCTGCCTTGACCGCGTATTCTGCGGCGAATCGATGTTCAGCCTTGTGCCCAATGCCAGCAAAATCGTTCTCGCCCGACTCTGCGCTTTTTTTGCCGCGCAGGGCATCGAAGTCTTGGATACGCAATTCCTGACCCCGCACCTGCAATCGATGGGCGGCGTGGAAATCCCCCGCCAAGAATATATGCGCTATTTAGGCGGCAATCCCGAGCGCCTGCGCGGCGATTGGGCTAATTTATACATTTTAGCGCAGTAA
- a CDS encoding valine--tRNA ligase: MANKYLPSAVESKWYQHWEKGGYFAADFSKKDTFSIQLPPPNVTGTLHMGHAFNQTIMDGLSRYYRMKGCNTAWIPGTDHAGIATQIVVERQLAEQNISRHQLGREQFLEKVWQWKEQSGSTITQQMRRVGCSADWSREYFTMDAPRAEIVTQVFVKLYNQGLIYRGKRLVNWDPVLGTAVSDLEVENVETDGSMWHIRYPIADNPSESVIVATTRPETLLGDVAVAVNPKDERYAHLIGKSLILPLTGRQIPVIADDYVDSEFGTGCVKITPAHDFNDYEVGKRHDTVLINVLSLDAKILETAEVYAFRNDVLEGIKLPGKYAGLDRFVARQQMVADLQEQGFLVKVEPHKLMTPKGDRTGSVIEPMLTNQWFVAMSAKPNGGEPDSEFKGMSLAEKAKFATDSGQVKFIPENWINTYNQWMNNLQDWCISRQLWWGHQIPAWYDENGRIYVANNEEAAQKQAGSLKLTREEDVLDTWFSSALVPFSTLGWQDGEPDTEAMNAFLPSSVLVTGYEIIFFWVARMIMMTTHIVGKVPFRDVYIHGIVRDHEGKKMSKSEGNVIDPVDLIDGIDLDNLLVKRTTGLRKPETVPQIKEATKKLFPQGIPAMGADALRFTMASYASLGRSVNFDFKRAEGYRNFCNKIWNATNFVLMNTEEKDCGYGATATEPRVYSFSDQWIIGRLNQVEAEVTQAYESYRFDLAAELLYSFVWNDYCDWYVELAKVQLQTDCESRQRATRHTLLRVLEASLRLLHPIIPFITEELWQVIAPMCDAKTADSIMLARFPVANPEFIDANAMAKMADLQELIGAVRNLRGEMGIQPSVKAPLFIETNDDVADYLKYLPMMARLTEATQVATLPESEDSPVAVCNGARLMLKVEVDKAAETARLNKEAEKLQKALDKLNAKLSKAGYVDKAPAHLVEKDKAELADLQEKMAKIQVALDKLK, translated from the coding sequence ATGGCGAATAAATATCTTCCTTCCGCAGTCGAAAGCAAATGGTATCAACATTGGGAAAAAGGCGGCTATTTCGCCGCCGATTTTAGCAAAAAAGACACTTTCAGCATTCAACTGCCGCCGCCCAACGTAACAGGCACGCTGCACATGGGGCATGCCTTCAATCAAACCATCATGGACGGCTTAAGCCGCTATTACCGCATGAAAGGCTGCAATACCGCATGGATCCCGGGTACCGACCACGCAGGCATCGCCACGCAAATTGTGGTGGAACGCCAATTGGCAGAACAAAACATATCACGCCATCAATTAGGGCGTGAACAGTTTTTAGAAAAAGTGTGGCAATGGAAAGAACAATCAGGCAGCACCATCACCCAACAAATGCGCCGCGTGGGTTGTTCCGCCGACTGGTCGCGCGAATACTTTACGATGGACGCGCCGCGCGCCGAAATCGTTACCCAAGTTTTTGTGAAATTGTACAATCAAGGCTTAATTTATCGCGGCAAACGTTTGGTGAACTGGGATCCTGTTTTGGGCACAGCCGTTTCCGATTTGGAAGTGGAAAACGTGGAAACCGACGGTTCTATGTGGCACATTCGTTATCCGATTGCCGACAATCCGTCTGAAAGCGTGATTGTGGCGACCACGCGCCCTGAAACTTTGCTGGGCGATGTGGCAGTGGCCGTCAATCCCAAAGACGAACGTTACGCCCATTTGATTGGCAAATCATTGATTTTGCCGCTCACAGGTCGTCAAATTCCCGTGATTGCCGATGACTATGTGGACAGCGAATTTGGTACAGGCTGCGTCAAAATCACGCCTGCTCACGATTTCAACGACTACGAAGTCGGCAAACGCCATGATACCGTTTTGATTAATGTATTGAGTTTAGATGCAAAAATTTTGGAAACGGCAGAAGTTTATGCTTTCCGCAATGATGTTTTAGAAGGCATCAAATTACCTGGAAAATACGCAGGTTTAGACCGCTTTGTGGCACGCCAGCAAATGGTTGCAGACTTACAAGAACAAGGATTCTTGGTTAAAGTTGAACCGCATAAATTAATGACCCCCAAAGGCGACCGCACAGGCAGCGTGATTGAACCCATGCTGACCAATCAATGGTTTGTTGCCATGTCTGCCAAACCCAATGGTGGCGAACCCGACAGCGAATTCAAAGGCATGAGTTTGGCAGAAAAAGCCAAATTTGCCACCGATAGCGGACAAGTGAAATTTATTCCCGAAAATTGGATTAACACCTACAACCAATGGATGAACAATCTGCAAGATTGGTGCATTTCGCGCCAACTGTGGTGGGGACACCAAATTCCCGCGTGGTATGATGAAAATGGTCGCATTTATGTTGCGAACAATGAAGAAGCCGCGCAAAAACAGGCAGGCAGCCTGAAACTCACACGCGAAGAAGACGTGTTGGACACATGGTTTTCGTCTGCACTTGTGCCATTTAGCACATTGGGCTGGCAAGACGGCGAACCCGACACCGAAGCCATGAACGCCTTTTTGCCGTCCAGCGTGTTGGTAACGGGCTATGAAATCATCTTCTTCTGGGTGGCACGTATGATTATGATGACCACGCACATTGTCGGCAAAGTGCCGTTCCGCGATGTCTACATTCACGGCATCGTGCGCGACCACGAAGGCAAAAAAATGTCCAAATCCGAAGGCAACGTCATTGACCCTGTGGATTTGATTGACGGCATTGATTTGGATAATTTGTTAGTTAAACGCACAACTGGTTTGCGTAAACCCGAAACCGTGCCACAAATCAAAGAAGCCACCAAAAAACTCTTCCCACAAGGCATTCCCGCCATGGGCGCGGACGCCTTGCGTTTCACAATGGCAAGCTACGCCAGCTTGGGGCGCAGCGTGAATTTTGACTTCAAACGCGCCGAAGGCTATCGCAATTTCTGCAACAAAATTTGGAACGCCACCAATTTCGTGTTGATGAACACCGAAGAAAAAGACTGTGGCTACGGTGCAACCGCCACCGAGCCACGCGTCTACTCATTTTCCGACCAATGGATTATCGGGCGATTGAACCAAGTGGAAGCCGAAGTTACCCAAGCCTACGAAAGCTATCGTTTTGATTTGGCGGCGGAATTATTGTACAGCTTTGTGTGGAACGACTATTGCGACTGGTATGTGGAACTCGCCAAAGTGCAACTGCAAACAGACTGCGAAAGCCGCCAACGCGCTACCCGCCACACCTTATTGCGCGTATTGGAAGCCAGCCTGCGCCTGTTGCACCCGATTATCCCCTTTATCACCGAAGAACTCTGGCAAGTGATTGCTCCGATGTGCGATGCCAAAACCGCAGACAGCATCATGTTGGCGCGTTTCCCCGTTGCCAATCCCGAATTCATTGATGCTAACGCCATGGCAAAAATGGCGGACTTGCAAGAATTGATTGGCGCGGTACGCAATTTGCGCGGCGAAATGGGCATTCAACCCAGCGTGAAAGCCCCCCTGTTCATTGAAACTAACGATGACGTGGCGGATTATTTGAAATATCTGCCGATGATGGCGCGTTTAACCGAAGCCACGCAAGTTGCCACGCTGCCTGAAAGTGAAGATTCGCCCGTTGCTGTGTGCAATGGTGCGCGTTTGATGTTGAAAGTGGAAGTGGACAAAGCCGCCGAAACCGCGCGTCTGAACAAGGAAGCCGAGAAATTGCAAAAAGCGTTGGACAAACTGAATGCGAAATTGTCCAAAGCAGGCTATGTGGACAAAGCCCCCGCGCATTTGGTGGAAAAAGACAAAGCGGAATTGGCTGATTTGCAAGAGAAAATGGCGAAGATTCAGGTGGCGTTGGATAAGTTGAAGTAA